Part of the Solwaraspora sp. WMMA2065 genome is shown below.
ACGCCTCGCGGGCGTTCTACGAGCAGTACCTCGGGCTCGTACGCTCGCCGGCCGGGCCTGCACACGCCGTCGTTTTCGAAACCAAGCCCATCGCGTTCGCGCTGCGCGAGATCGTCCCCGGCACCGACCTCGGATCCGTTGCTCAGCCGGGCATCGGTGCAGCCATCTGGCTCCACGCCACAGACGTGCAGGACATTCACGATGCTCTCGTCGCCGACGGTCACACCATCGTCTCCGCGCCGATCGACGGCCCCTTCGGTCGGACCTTCACCTTCGCCGACCCCGACGGCTACCAGGTCACTCTGCACGACCGCGCCTGACGAGCCCCGGACCCCATGATGCGTCCGACGACCTGATGCCTCAGGTGCATCTTGATGCACCTGAGGCATCAAGCTCAACGAGTACCCACCGGCTGACGTGCTCGATCCCGTCCTGCGGTATCAGCAGGTCGCCGCCGGTGTCGGGTCTGCGCCGATGACCGCCGCAACCTCGGCCGGCAACGGATAGACCCGCTCGGCCGGCAGTAGGGCACCAGCACCCGCGTCATCACCAGCGGAAAGCCGCTCCCGCACAGCATGTGCCAGCCCGGTCACCTCGGTGATGGCGACGGTCCACTCGTCGACGTAGCGGTCGACTGCTTCGCCGGACAGCCCCACCTGCAGCGACCGGTACGGCAGCGGCCCGAGCCGCAGCGACCGCTCAGGATCCCACTGCACCCGCACCGGTACATCATCCACAGGAACGACGGCTTGATCCACGTCATCCGGTCCCGCTTGAACGGGGCCACGAACCGCCCGTTCGCCAACGTCGGCACCGCGATCTCCGCCGGATACGCCTGGTACACGGTGACGGTGTCGGCGGTGTACCGAGCCCGGACCTGCCGATGACGACCCTCCACGCATGTGATCATCGCCGATGCAGCCGACGGTCATCCACCAGATTTCGCCCAGCATCCGCACGGCCGTAGAACGCTCCGCCTGCTAGGGGCTTACGCGCCGACGTCACTCAGAGCTGCGACAGCAGCGCTGCCGGTACGCACGTTTTACGCGTTGTACGCTGGTGTCGTGGTTGCGCGAGAGTACGGGTGGACTGAGGCCGGCAAGATCAGCGCGGCACGGCACGGCGTCTCCGAACGGGAGACGGTCGAAGCGCTCTACTCGCCGCAGCGGATCGAGAACCACATCGGGACACTCCTGCTGGCGGTAGCTGGCCTGGCTGACACAGCACGCGTGATCATGGTGCTGTGTGAGCGGGTGGGGAAGGTCAACAGCTACGCGATCCTGGCGGCTCGGCCTGCGACGCCGGAGGAGGTCAAGCAGTGGATGGAGGGGACACGATGAGTGCGAGCCGTGATCCGCGGACGATGAGCCGCGAAGAGCTGGTGGCGTATTTCGACCAGGGTGGCGACATCTCGGAGCTGCTACGCGACGCCTCCAGAGGCCCCGATCTTGGCCCTGCGCCGTCACCGGAGAGCGTACCCATGATCGTTACCGGAGTCCGCCTCTCCGCGACGGCCGTGCGGCGGCTGGACGAACTCGCCGGCAACGACAAGGGAGGCCGGTCGGGGCTCATTCGTCAGGCGATCGACGAGTTCCTCGCCCGACACGCCGACGAAGCGGCGTGAGACACGCTGACGAGGCGGCACGGTCCAGCAACGCACGCACGGAAACAGTTGCCGTACCTCTTGTCTGCTGCGATTTCGGTCGCGAAGATGGCTCCTAGCTGGCGGATACCTCATCCTGCCTGATCCAGGCCGAGCCGACGTGCAGGAGCCGAACGATGACCGACAAGCAGACGGTGCGCAACTTTGTCGACGGCGGCTACGTCGACCCGGTCGACGGCGGCTACCAGGACCTGGTCGACCCGTGCACCGGTGAGGTGTTCGCCCAATCACCAACGTCCAGCCCCGCCGACGTCGACCGGGCCATGTCGGCCGCCGCCACCGCCTTCGAAAGCTGGCGGGACACCACCCCGGCGCAGCGGCAGCTGGCCCTGCTCAAGCTGGCCGACGCGGTCGAGGCCCGCGCCGCCGACCTGGTCGACGCCGAGGTCCGCAACACCGGCAAGCCACGCCAGCTGACCGCCGACGAGGAGCTGCCGCCCAGCGTCGACCAGCTCCGGTTCTTCGCCGGGGCGGCCCGGGTGCTGGAGGGCAAATCGGCCGGCGAGTACCTGGCCGGGCACACCTCCTACGTACGCCGGGAGCCGATCGGGGTCTGCGCGCAGGTGACGCCCTGGAACTACCCGCTGATGATGGCGGTCTGGAAGATCGCCCCGGCGCTGGCCGCCGGCAACACGGTGGTGCTCAAACCGTCCGACACCACCCCGCTGTCCACGCTGCTGCTGGCCGAGATCGCCGCCGAGTTCCTGCCGCCGGGCGTGTTCAACGTGGTCTGCGGCGACCGGGACACCGGCCGGGCGTTGGTCGCCCACCCGACCCCGGAGTTCGTGTCGATCACCGGTTCCACCCGGGCCGGCATGGAGGTGGCGGCCGCCGCCGCACCCGACCTCAAGCGCACCCACCTGGAACTGGGCGGCAAGGCCCCGGTGGTGGTCTTCGACGACGCCGACGTGGCGGCGGCTGCCGAGGCGATCGCCGGTGCCGGCTACTTCAACGCCGGGCAGGACTGCACCGCGGCGACCCGGGTGTTGGCCGGACCGGGCGTGCACGACGACTTCGTCGCCGCCCTGGCCGAGCAGGCCCGGTCGACGAAAACCGGACTACCGGACGAGCCGGACGTGGCGTACGGGCCGTTGAACAACGCCGACCAGTTGGGCCGGGTCACCGGCTTCGTCGACCGGCTACCGGACCACGCGCAGCTGCACACCGGCGGCGCGCGCGTCGGTGACCGGGGCTACTTCTACGCCCCGACGGTGGTCGCCGGGGTGCGCCAGCCGGACGAGATCATCCAGGACGAGGTGTTCGGGCCGGTGATCACCGTGCAGCGCTTCACCGACGAGGACGAGGCGGTCCGGTGGGCCAACGGCGTCAGGTACGGCCTGTCCGCCTCCGTGTGGACCCGCGACCACGGCCGGGCGATGCGGATGACCCGCCGGCTCGACTTCGGCTGCGTCTGGGTCAACACCCATATCCCGATCGTGGCGGAGATGCCGCACGGCGGCTTCAAGCACTCCGGCCACGGCAAGGACCTGTCCATGTACGGGCTGGAGGACTACACCCGGCTCAAGCACGTCATGCACGCGATCGAGGACTGACCTGGCCCCGCCGCCGCCCGAGGGCACCGCCGAGCACCACCAGCAGCAGCGCGACCGCGAACATCGCCGTACCGACCACGTTGACCTGCGGCGGGATGCCACGCTGGGCGGCACCCCAGACGTACATCGGGAAGGTGACGGTGGTGCCGGAGTTGAAGTTCGTGACGATGAAGTCGTCGAACGACAGCGAGAAGGCCAGCAGCGCGGCGGCCACGATACCGGGCAGCACCAGCGGCAGGGTGACCAGGCGGAACGTCTGCCATTCGGAGGCGTACAGGTCCATCGCCGCCTCCTCCAGACGGGTGTCCATGCCGGCCAGCCGCGCCTTCACGGTGACCACCACGAAGCTCAGGCAGAACATCACGTGGGCGGTCACCACGGTCCAGAAGCCGAGCGGCACCGCCCCGGCCACGAACAGGGTCAGCAGCGACGAGCCCATCACCAGCTCCGGCGTGGCCATCGGCAGGAAAATCAGCAGGTTGACCGCGGACCGGCCACGGAACCGGTGCCGGACCAACGCGAACGCCATCAGGGTGCCGAGGATCGTGGCCCCGGCGGTGGTCAGGAACCCGATCTGTACGCTGCGCAGCACCGCGTCGCACATGTCGCTGGTCGCGCACGGCTGCCGCCAGTTGTCCCACGTGAACTCGTTGAAGTCGTAGGACAGCCGGCTGGACGGCCGGTTGAATGACAACCCGGCGACCACCGCGACCGGCAGCAGCAGGTAGCCGAGCACCAGCAGGCCGACGCCGAACACCCAGCGGTCGACCAGCCACCGGCCGATCCGCGCACCGATCCCCGCGCCGGTTGGCGCACCTGGGCCCGTCACAGCACCTCCTCGGTGCCGGCGCGCCGGACGTAGACCGACACGATGATCAGGATCGCCGCCATCAGCAGGAAGGACAGCGCCGCCGCCTGCGGATAGTCCAGCCGCACCAGGAACGCCGAGTCGATCACGTTGCCGATCATGTACTCGTTGGGGGTGCCGAGCAGCCGGGCGTTGATGTAGTCACCGGAGGCCGGGATGAAGGTCAGCAGGGTGCCGGCGACCAGGCCGGGTGCCGACAACGGCAGGGTGACCCGCCAGAAGGCCCGCGCCGGGCTCGCGTACAGGTCGCTGGCCGCCTCCAGCAGCCGGGGATCGAGCCGGTCCAGGCTCGCGTACAGCGGCAGCACCATGAACGGCAGAAAGTTGTACGTCAACCCGAGCACCACCGCGACCGGGGTGAACAGCAGCCGGCCGTCCGGCGCGAGCAGGTGCAGATCCCGCAGTACGCCGACCAGCCAGCCGTTCTCCGACAGAATCGTCTTCCAGGCCAGGGTGCGGACCAGGAAACTGGTGAACATCGGGGCGACGACGCAGATCAGCATCAGGTTCTTCCACCGGCCGGCCCGCCGGGCGATCGCGTACGCCAGCGGGTAGCCGAGCAGCACCGCGATCACGGTGGCGATGCCGGCGAAGAGGAAGCCGCGACCGAACTGCGTCCAGTACGCCGACAGCGCGTCCGGGTAGTTGCCGAACGACCAGGTCATCGCGTACCCGGTGGCCAGCGAGCCGGTCGGGTCGTACAGGCTGGTCGCGGCGAGCTGCACCGCCGGCACCGCGAAGAACAGGGTCAGCCACGCCCCGCCCGGCAACAGCAGCAGGTACGGCAGCAGCCGGTCGCGCCGCCGGGCGGCCGGCACCGGGGCGGGGGGCTTGCCCGCTCCCCCGCCGACGTGGGCCAGGATGCTCATGACGCGGGTACGGCGTCGTCGAGCAGCGGGGCGGTCTGGTCGCCGGTGCCCGGCTCACGGGCCAGCAGGAAGGCGTGCGCCGGCTGCCAGTAGGCGACCACGTCGGCACCGACCGGCAGCAGAGCTCCGTCCCCGCTGTTCGGGCTGAACACGCTCAGCTCGGTGCCCCAGCCGGTGCGCACCTGGTACTGGGTGCTGACCCCGAGGTACGCCAGTTCGGTGACCACGCCGGTGACCGACTGCGCCCCGGCCGGTACGCCGTCCGCGTCCCGGGTCAGGGCGAGCTTTTCCGGGCGTACCCCCAGATGGACCGGACCGTCGACGGACCGGGACCGGGCCGCGGGCACGGTGAACCGCGAGCCGTACGCGGTGACCAGCACGTCGTCGCCGGATCGGCCGGTGGCCTCGCCGGCCAGCAGGTTCGACTGGCCGAGGAAGTTCGCCACGAACGCGGTCGCCGGAAACTCGTACATCTGCGCGGGTGGGCCGAGCTGCTCGATCCGGCCGGCGTTCATCACCGCGACCGTGTCGGCCATCGTCATGGCCTCCTCCTGGTCGTGGGTGACGTGCACGAAGGTGATGCCGACCTCGGTCTGGATGCGTTTCAGCTCGGCCTGCATCTGCCGGCGCAGTTTGAGGTCGAGCGCGCCGAGTGGTTCGTCGAGCAGCAGCACCTGCGGGTGGTTGATCAACGCGCGGGCCAGGGCGACCCGCTGCTGCTGCCCGCCGGAGAGCTGCTGCGGTCGGCGCGGGCCGAACCCGTCGAGCTGCACCAGGGCGAGCATCCGATCGACCTGCGGGCGCACGTCGCGGATGCCACGCCGCCGCAGTCCGAACGCGACGTTGTCGGCCACACTGAGGTGCGGAAACAGCGCATAGCTCTGGAAGACGGTGTTCACCGGCCGCCGGTACGGCCGCAGCCGGGTGATGTCCCGCCCGCCGAGCAGCAGCCGGCCGCTGGTGGGCTGTTCCAGCCCGGCGACCATCCGCAGCGTGGTGGTCTTGCCGCAGCCGGAGGCGCCGAGCAGGGCGAAGAACGCGCCCTGCGGGATCGTCAGGTCGAGTCCGTCCACGGCGGTGAACGGGCCGAACCGCTTGGTCAGGTCGGTCAGCTGCAGGTCACCGGCGGGTGGGTCGGCTGGGCGTGGGCCGCCGCCGGTCGGGTCGGTCGCCATCGGTTGCCGCCTCAGGCCCCGATGACCTGCTGGAACTTCTGCTCGTACGTGCGTTCCTGCTCCTCGGTCAACGCCATGAACACCTTGGCCTGGCCGAGCAGCGTCTCGTCCGGGAAGATCAGCGGGTTGGCGGCCAGCTCCGGGTCGATGGCGGTCATCGCCTCCTGGGCACCGGCGACCGGGCAGATGAAGTTGACGTACGCGGCCACCTCGGCGGCGACCGCCGGGTCGTAGTAGTGATCCATCAGCTTCTCGGCGTTGGTCTTGTGGGCGGCCTGGTTCGGCACCTGCATGTTGTCGGAGAAGAGAATCAGCCCGGACTCGGGTGCCTGGAAGACGATGTTCGGGTCCTCGGCGGCGAGCTGGATCACGTCTCCGGACCAGCCGATGCAGGCGGCGACGTCGCCCCGGGCGAGGTCGGCGGCGTAGTCGTTGCCGGTGAACCGGCGGATCTGCCCGTCGGCGACCGCTTGGCGCAGCTTCTCCAGAGCGTCGTCGAACTGCGCGTCGGTGAACTCGGCCGGGTCGTGCCCGTTGGACTGCAGCAGCAGCCCCATGGTGTCGCGCATCTCGGTCAACGCGGTCACCCGG
Proteins encoded:
- a CDS encoding VOC family protein gives rise to the protein MPVTGPDFISLQARDLDASRAFYEQYLGLVRSPAGPAHAVVFETKPIAFALREIVPGTDLGSVAQPGIGAAIWLHATDVQDIHDALVADGHTIVSAPIDGPFGRTFTFADPDGYQVTLHDRA
- a CDS encoding ABC transporter ATP-binding protein; amino-acid sequence: MATDPTGGGPRPADPPAGDLQLTDLTKRFGPFTAVDGLDLTIPQGAFFALLGASGCGKTTTLRMVAGLEQPTSGRLLLGGRDITRLRPYRRPVNTVFQSYALFPHLSVADNVAFGLRRRGIRDVRPQVDRMLALVQLDGFGPRRPQQLSGGQQQRVALARALINHPQVLLLDEPLGALDLKLRRQMQAELKRIQTEVGITFVHVTHDQEEAMTMADTVAVMNAGRIEQLGPPAQMYEFPATAFVANFLGQSNLLAGEATGRSGDDVLVTAYGSRFTVPAARSRSVDGPVHLGVRPEKLALTRDADGVPAGAQSVTGVVTELAYLGVSTQYQVRTGWGTELSVFSPNSGDGALLPVGADVVAYWQPAHAFLLAREPGTGDQTAPLLDDAVPAS
- a CDS encoding gamma-aminobutyraldehyde dehydrogenase, giving the protein MTDKQTVRNFVDGGYVDPVDGGYQDLVDPCTGEVFAQSPTSSPADVDRAMSAAATAFESWRDTTPAQRQLALLKLADAVEARAADLVDAEVRNTGKPRQLTADEELPPSVDQLRFFAGAARVLEGKSAGEYLAGHTSYVRREPIGVCAQVTPWNYPLMMAVWKIAPALAAGNTVVLKPSDTTPLSTLLLAEIAAEFLPPGVFNVVCGDRDTGRALVAHPTPEFVSITGSTRAGMEVAAAAAPDLKRTHLELGGKAPVVVFDDADVAAAAEAIAGAGYFNAGQDCTAATRVLAGPGVHDDFVAALAEQARSTKTGLPDEPDVAYGPLNNADQLGRVTGFVDRLPDHAQLHTGGARVGDRGYFYAPTVVAGVRQPDEIIQDEVFGPVITVQRFTDEDEAVRWANGVRYGLSASVWTRDHGRAMRMTRRLDFGCVWVNTHIPIVAEMPHGGFKHSGHGKDLSMYGLEDYTRLKHVMHAIED
- a CDS encoding ABC transporter permease, yielding MSILAHVGGGAGKPPAPVPAARRRDRLLPYLLLLPGGAWLTLFFAVPAVQLAATSLYDPTGSLATGYAMTWSFGNYPDALSAYWTQFGRGFLFAGIATVIAVLLGYPLAYAIARRAGRWKNLMLICVVAPMFTSFLVRTLAWKTILSENGWLVGVLRDLHLLAPDGRLLFTPVAVVLGLTYNFLPFMVLPLYASLDRLDPRLLEAASDLYASPARAFWRVTLPLSAPGLVAGTLLTFIPASGDYINARLLGTPNEYMIGNVIDSAFLVRLDYPQAAALSFLLMAAILIIVSVYVRRAGTEEVL
- a CDS encoding ribbon-helix-helix protein, CopG family, with protein sequence MSASRDPRTMSREELVAYFDQGGDISELLRDASRGPDLGPAPSPESVPMIVTGVRLSATAVRRLDELAGNDKGGRSGLIRQAIDEFLARHADEAA
- a CDS encoding ABC transporter permease → MTGPGAPTGAGIGARIGRWLVDRWVFGVGLLVLGYLLLPVAVVAGLSFNRPSSRLSYDFNEFTWDNWRQPCATSDMCDAVLRSVQIGFLTTAGATILGTLMAFALVRHRFRGRSAVNLLIFLPMATPELVMGSSLLTLFVAGAVPLGFWTVVTAHVMFCLSFVVVTVKARLAGMDTRLEEAAMDLYASEWQTFRLVTLPLVLPGIVAAALLAFSLSFDDFIVTNFNSGTTVTFPMYVWGAAQRGIPPQVNVVGTAMFAVALLLVVLGGALGRRRGQVSPRSRA